One Micromonospora sp. WMMD1120 genomic region harbors:
- a CDS encoding M28 family peptidase: MGAPPTPATTGRPPRPTPGVPPADRALTRPRRRLLAAAAALAALAAVGAGSLLDLRTPAPKAADAPPDVFSAGRAYEDVQVIAPRTHVAGSTANDQVRAHIEQRLRGLGLETEVQDTVAPEAGQLSGAAGGATMAHVRNVVARLPGTDPTGRVFLVAHYDSVQTGPGGNDDAAGTSAILEVARALTTGPRPRNDIVFVLTDAEEACLCGASAFAASHPLAADGGVVLNLEARGSTGPVIMFETSRNNAKLVDIFGRAAPHPVGTSFAVEIYRALPNDTDFTAFLDRRFVGLNSAYIDGGAIYHTPLDTPAAMDRGSLQQHGDNALGLAREFGATDLGDLRAGHDATYFPVPGGLVRYPGWLTVPLALLAVVAVAALAWLTRRGGRAGTGRLAAGFGLALVPIIAAPVAAQLLWLAITTIRPGYAELLDPYRPIWYRLAVLALAAAILFTWYALTRRRIGPAALAVGGLAWLAVLGVLLAVAVPGGAYLTTLPALAGALGGLVALRTRQTGPWPVVAVTAAAAVGVLILLPTVVLLFPALGMGMGGVAALVAVLLGLTALPVVDLLHPQAGGQRGLLALRARRLAVLPAGAAAVAALVLAGVGLGIDRFDAAHPAPTHLMYAMDADTGQARWLSHESDPQPWTDGYVDGVTDVGDDFPGLGDGELRAGPAQPADLPAPKLEVLADTTAGGERTLRLRLTPQRVARLATVHVDTSTATVLRAEVAGRSVPVEPRAGRWGFGLVFHAPPAEGVEMTLTLRPIAARVSMRAMDASDGLDALPGFRPRPPAVGVVGSHSSEMLAVARSYPI, encoded by the coding sequence GTGGGCGCACCTCCCACCCCAGCCACGACGGGCAGACCGCCCCGCCCGACCCCGGGCGTACCGCCGGCCGACCGCGCTCTGACCCGGCCCCGCCGCCGGTTGCTGGCCGCCGCGGCGGCGCTCGCCGCGTTGGCCGCCGTCGGCGCGGGCAGTCTGCTCGACCTGCGCACCCCGGCCCCGAAGGCGGCGGACGCCCCGCCGGACGTGTTCAGCGCCGGCCGGGCGTACGAGGACGTCCAGGTGATCGCCCCCCGGACGCACGTCGCCGGCAGTACGGCGAACGACCAGGTCCGCGCGCACATCGAGCAGCGGTTGCGCGGGCTGGGCCTGGAGACCGAGGTGCAGGACACCGTGGCGCCCGAGGCCGGTCAGCTCAGTGGCGCGGCGGGCGGGGCGACGATGGCCCACGTCCGCAACGTGGTGGCCCGGCTGCCCGGCACCGACCCGACCGGCCGGGTGTTCCTGGTCGCCCACTACGACTCGGTGCAGACCGGGCCGGGCGGCAACGACGACGCGGCCGGCACGTCGGCCATCCTGGAGGTGGCCCGCGCCCTGACCACCGGCCCCCGACCCCGCAACGACATCGTCTTCGTGCTCACCGACGCCGAGGAGGCGTGCCTCTGCGGCGCGTCCGCGTTCGCCGCGAGCCATCCGCTCGCCGCCGACGGCGGCGTGGTGCTCAACCTGGAGGCGCGCGGCTCCACCGGGCCGGTGATCATGTTCGAGACGTCCCGGAACAACGCGAAGCTGGTGGACATCTTCGGCCGCGCCGCCCCGCACCCGGTGGGCACCTCGTTCGCTGTGGAGATCTACCGCGCGCTGCCCAACGACACCGACTTCACCGCGTTCCTGGACCGGAGGTTCGTCGGGCTGAACTCGGCGTACATCGACGGCGGGGCGATCTACCACACCCCGTTGGACACGCCCGCCGCGATGGACCGGGGCAGCCTCCAGCAGCACGGGGACAACGCGTTGGGCCTGGCCCGGGAGTTCGGCGCCACCGACCTGGGCGACCTGCGCGCCGGGCACGACGCCACCTACTTCCCCGTGCCGGGCGGGCTGGTCCGTTACCCGGGCTGGCTCACCGTGCCGCTGGCGCTGCTCGCGGTGGTCGCGGTGGCCGCCCTGGCCTGGCTGACCCGCCGCGGCGGCCGGGCTGGCACCGGCAGGCTCGCCGCCGGCTTCGGGCTGGCCCTGGTGCCGATCATCGCCGCGCCGGTCGCCGCCCAGCTGCTCTGGCTGGCGATCACCACCATCCGGCCGGGGTACGCGGAGCTGCTCGACCCGTACCGGCCGATCTGGTACCGGCTCGCCGTCCTGGCGCTGGCCGCCGCCATCCTGTTCACCTGGTACGCGCTGACCCGCCGCCGGATCGGTCCGGCCGCCCTCGCCGTCGGCGGGCTCGCCTGGTTGGCGGTGCTCGGGGTGCTCCTGGCCGTCGCGGTGCCCGGTGGGGCGTACCTCACGACACTGCCGGCACTGGCCGGCGCCCTCGGCGGGCTGGTCGCGCTGCGTACCCGTCAGACCGGGCCGTGGCCGGTGGTGGCGGTGACGGCCGCCGCGGCCGTCGGCGTGCTCATCCTGCTGCCGACGGTGGTGCTGCTCTTCCCGGCGCTGGGGATGGGCATGGGCGGGGTGGCCGCGCTGGTCGCGGTGCTGCTCGGCCTGACCGCCCTGCCGGTGGTCGACCTCCTGCACCCGCAGGCCGGTGGCCAGCGCGGCCTCTTGGCGCTGCGGGCCCGGCGGCTCGCGGTGCTGCCGGCCGGTGCGGCCGCCGTGGCGGCGCTGGTGCTCGCCGGGGTCGGGCTGGGCATCGACCGGTTCGACGCCGCGCACCCCGCGCCCACCCATCTGATGTACGCCATGGACGCCGACACCGGTCAGGCCCGGTGGCTCAGCCACGAGAGCGACCCGCAACCCTGGACGGACGGCTACGTGGACGGGGTGACCGACGTCGGCGACGACTTCCCCGGGCTGGGCGACGGTGAGCTGCGGGCCGGGCCGGCACAGCCGGCGGACCTGCCGGCGCCGAAGCTGGAGGTGCTGGCCGACACGACAGCGGGCGGCGAACGCACACTGCGGTTGCGGCTCACCCCACAGCGGGTGGCCCGGCTCGCCACGGTGCACGTCGACACGTCGACAGCCACGGTGCTGCGCGCCGAGGTGGCCGGGCGGTCGGTGCCGGTGGAGCCGCGCGCCGGGAGGTGGGGCTTCGGGCTGGTCTTCCACGCCCCGCCGGCGGAGGGTGTCGAGATGACGCTGACGCTGCGCCCGATCGCCGCGCGGGTGTCGATGCGGGCGATGGACGCCAGTGACGGGTTGGACGCGCTGCCCGGCTTCCGTCCCCGGCCGCCGGCGGTCGGCGTCGTCGGGTCGCACAGCTCCGAGATGCTGGCGGTGGCCCGCAGCTATCCCATCTGA
- a CDS encoding tetratricopeptide repeat protein, translating to MPRPAYDRPSRVSVDPPFGRLDSPLHGRDDLINEIVRAAEFADDRPSVHILCGMGGSGKSHVALEIARRARADGRTVWWVQAGRLNSGMREVVSQLGASETQVDQAWAGMISATDLVWRYLNQAAQPWLLIFDSADEPASLGPTDGVLADGTGWLRRPEADDGMVIVTSRDGNRATWGTWSTLHQVRPLDADAGAQVLIDRAGTQAGDLADARELSRELGGLPLALRAAGNYLRSVNASPVWRGSSTITTFADYLAAVQRRFRAPRDASDADVDLDESLGLEIVREVDDISLDLLARRQLRQSRPLLNVLACLSTSPVPYEVVLKPAILAGSPLFKGLTASQRVRVLEGIGDLALVEFDVQEDVSDPAFAHVLSLHPLVHAMFRDREEVREQIAEYHGVVMKLLLAATEGQNPDYPADWANWDVLVPHLVEAVREYLAPQKHKHDPDTVRRALELARLTARYLIAVGLPGSAYDILEPIVRGCGAYDHDLDRPQVLALRHELGRTWLERNQPEMADRVLRQVIADRTRVLGSDDADTLASRHKLTKAIMAQRQWPEAEAELRQIVAAEDQVRGPEHWDTMIIRHSLALAVLAQQRAAEAEEMLHAILEVRYRLWPLNQPETWQARHTLARCMQAQGRLAEAEAELRATLATVEPRHADRSEVLAIRFTLAAVLLLDGQVDAAIEEYERLLTDRRRLLGDTHLDTLQVEHALRRLRDGG from the coding sequence GTGCCTCGGCCGGCCTACGACCGACCGAGTCGCGTTTCCGTCGATCCACCGTTCGGGCGGCTCGACAGCCCGCTGCACGGGCGTGACGATCTGATCAACGAGATCGTGCGAGCGGCAGAGTTCGCCGACGACAGACCGTCGGTGCACATTCTGTGCGGCATGGGCGGCTCCGGTAAGAGCCACGTCGCCCTGGAGATCGCCCGCCGCGCCCGGGCCGACGGCCGGACGGTCTGGTGGGTGCAGGCCGGGCGGCTCAACTCCGGCATGCGGGAGGTGGTCAGCCAGCTCGGCGCGTCGGAGACCCAGGTCGACCAGGCGTGGGCCGGCATGATCAGCGCCACCGACCTGGTGTGGCGCTACCTCAACCAGGCCGCCCAGCCCTGGCTGCTGATCTTCGACAGCGCGGACGAGCCCGCCTCGCTCGGCCCCACCGACGGGGTGTTGGCGGACGGCACCGGATGGTTGCGCCGCCCGGAGGCCGACGACGGCATGGTCATCGTGACCAGCCGGGACGGCAACCGGGCCACCTGGGGCACCTGGTCGACGCTGCACCAGGTGCGCCCGCTCGATGCCGATGCCGGCGCGCAGGTGCTCATCGACCGGGCCGGCACGCAGGCCGGCGACCTGGCCGACGCCCGGGAGCTGTCCCGCGAGTTGGGCGGGTTGCCCCTGGCCCTGCGGGCCGCCGGCAACTACCTGCGGTCGGTGAACGCCAGCCCGGTCTGGCGCGGCTCGTCGACGATCACCACCTTCGCCGACTACCTGGCCGCCGTGCAGCGCCGCTTCCGGGCGCCCCGCGACGCGTCCGACGCCGACGTCGACCTGGACGAGTCGCTGGGCCTGGAGATCGTCCGTGAGGTCGACGACATCTCACTCGATCTGCTCGCTCGCCGCCAGCTCAGGCAGAGCCGGCCACTGCTCAACGTGCTGGCCTGCCTGAGCACCTCCCCGGTGCCCTACGAGGTGGTGCTCAAGCCGGCCATCCTGGCCGGGTCGCCGCTGTTCAAGGGGCTGACCGCGTCCCAGCGGGTGCGGGTGCTGGAGGGCATCGGCGACCTCGCCCTGGTCGAATTCGACGTGCAGGAGGACGTCAGCGACCCGGCGTTCGCGCACGTGCTGTCGCTGCACCCGCTGGTGCACGCGATGTTCCGCGACCGGGAGGAGGTCCGCGAGCAGATCGCCGAATACCACGGGGTGGTCATGAAGCTGCTGCTCGCCGCCACCGAGGGGCAGAATCCGGACTACCCCGCCGACTGGGCGAACTGGGACGTGCTGGTGCCGCACCTGGTCGAGGCCGTGCGGGAGTACCTCGCCCCGCAGAAACACAAGCACGACCCCGACACGGTACGCCGGGCGCTGGAGCTGGCCCGACTCACCGCCCGCTACCTGATCGCCGTCGGCCTGCCCGGCTCCGCCTACGACATCCTGGAGCCGATCGTGCGTGGCTGCGGGGCGTACGACCACGACCTGGACCGGCCACAGGTGCTGGCGCTGCGCCACGAGCTGGGCCGCACCTGGCTGGAGCGCAACCAGCCGGAGATGGCCGACCGGGTGCTCCGCCAGGTGATCGCGGACCGCACCCGGGTGCTGGGCAGCGACGACGCCGACACCCTGGCCAGCCGGCACAAACTCACCAAGGCGATCATGGCGCAGCGCCAGTGGCCGGAGGCCGAGGCGGAGTTGCGCCAGATCGTCGCCGCGGAGGACCAGGTCCGGGGCCCGGAACACTGGGACACCATGATCATCCGGCACAGCCTGGCGTTGGCGGTGCTCGCCCAGCAACGCGCCGCCGAGGCCGAGGAGATGCTGCACGCCATCCTCGAGGTCCGCTACCGGTTGTGGCCGCTCAACCAACCGGAGACCTGGCAGGCCCGGCACACGCTGGCCCGCTGCATGCAGGCGCAGGGCCGGCTCGCCGAGGCGGAGGCCGAGCTGCGCGCCACCCTGGCCACCGTGGAACCCCGGCACGCCGACCGCAGCGAGGTGCTCGCCATCCGGTTCACCCTGGCCGCGGTGCTCCTGCTCGACGGGCAGGTCGACGCGGCCATCGAGGAGTACGAGCGGTTGCTGACCGACCGGCGGCGACTGCTCGGGGACACCCACCTGGACACCCTCCAGGTGGAGCACGCGTTGCGCCGGCTGCGCGACGGCGGGTGA